Below is a genomic region from Zea mays cultivar B73 chromosome 9, Zm-B73-REFERENCE-NAM-5.0, whole genome shotgun sequence.
TCATGACTTTACAACAGCAACATGTAACCTATATTTACTTTTCTCATCAACAGATAATGGTACCTATGCTTAGCAGGGGTCATTGGACACTGTATGTGATCAATCTACACCACCGGGTTATACACATTTTAGATTCGAATCCCTATGGTATACAACTTGGTGGCACCGAATGGAAGGACTATCATTATGATCCAATTTATTTAGGTGGTAGGAAATTCCCATGGGCTAGGGTGATAATGAGTAGGCTGAGCAAAGCGTTACAACACGTTTGCCCCAACGCAgaatttcctaagtttggtaatttTCCATTGGATATGCCATCTAACTGCCCAACAATGAGGACAGGGTCAAATGACTGTGGATTTTTTGTGATGAGTTACATGAAATCTTATGATCACAATGCAGGTGTCATATCTTCTTTCAATCAACCAGTAAGTGTCTGTGCTAACTGTTTCTATAATCCGGTTGTCATCAGTTGTTCATGTTAGCTATTTACGTGTCTAATGCAAGCTATGCTTTTATTGCAGGACAATTCCCGAGACCTACGTGCTCatgcccttcatcaactcacaTTCCATCGCATCAACAAGGCGTTGCCACTTCCATTAGATATCCAGAGATTTATGTTTGCGCGCAATTAGTGAACTATGTCAGATCTAAGCAATGGTGTGGGCAATGTACCGTACTGTGGTATTTTGGCCATTTTGTTCAGTTAACAATTGTAGGAAGCTTCCTTATATGTGCTGTTTTCAGAACAAATGTCATGCTACTTTGTGTTAGGGGTGTTACCCAGGTTCTTTCTGTGAACTTTAGTTGGCTGGATACTTATGGTTATGTCGCGAATATGTGAACATCAGATGTTTTCACTTCTGTGTGCTTTAAATATGATCTGTTTTAATGTTCTGAAGATGTTATATGTATACCTCATTCCTTAATATTACCATATGTTTATATGCGAGTATCATCCAGGCCATATACGATGTTTCCTACTTCAAATTATGCAACATTAGTAAGCAATATACGATCTATTTATCAGATTTCAACAACTTTATATCTTAGATTATTCGTATCAGATACAACAGACTACTCTCGCGCCTGACTCACTGCTGTCGTTATCAACAGTACTGGTATATAGATTACAAATTATACGATCATCCCACAAGTTATATACGATGTTTTGTAGTTCCAGTTACGCAACATTATTAAGCAATATACGCACCATTTATTAGATTTCAATATCCACCTCTATATAAATCAGTTGCCAAACAAGCAAGGTTTATTGTAAAAACAAATTAATCGTATCTCATACAAGATTCTAATCACTGTCTGACTCACTACTATCGAACTCATTTGCGTGTTTTTTAGATGTTGTTGTCTCATTCCAATCAGGAGCTTTACTGCCACCCTTGTTCCTAGATCCTGGAGGTCGTCCTCTCTTACGTCCAGCAAGGCTTGCCAACCTTTGTCTATTTTCCTCCATTGACAAACATGTCCTACTGTTGTGACCATCAGCAATTCCACACTTCTGACATTTCCTGGTCATTTTCTTTGTACCTTTTGCTCCCAATTTAATAACCCTTTCTTCACTCCCCTTTATTGTTCTTCCTTTGGGTCTTGAGTTATTTGGTCTTGCCAAGCTTATCCCATCGACTGCAAATTCCAGTTTCTGCAATTCAAAAGTAAATACTTCTCAGCATATAATATTATGTAGTCCAACATACAGTATTTATACCATTATTACCTTTCTGGCATTATCATTTTGTTCACTGACACCACTAACATTCATTATTGCGTGATCATGCAAATTAACCTGTAATTGACAACACATTTTGTTAAGCTCAATCATAACCCAATAACTCAAACGTATAAATCATGTATATGTATAACTGCAAATCAGTAAAGTTGTTAAAGACATTACCTCTTCTAATGGACGTACTGGTATATGTatttgatcattggccacaccttGTTCAAGTATAATAGATACGTCTTGAATTTCCTGAAAATTTGGATGAAAGATCATTATACATCATTTACAAATAAACATTAACAACAGTACGATCCAAACCTTGTTATTCCTTTCGTCAAATTCATCATCCTTTTCGTTGTCTCTATTGGCTTCATCATCGTCCTGAGATTTTATTGTTTCACACCTCATCAATATAATATGATTAATAATATGTTACAACATACATATTAAAACATTACATACCTGTATACCATCTCCTCCACTAGTTCCACAAGTTTCCTCAACGTCTATATCTGTTTCCAAACGCGAAAGTACTTCGAGAAGCTCATCCATTACTGTTAGGGCTCTATCATTTCCTGCTTTGGATAAACTAGCATGATGCACTACTTTCATTGCctttttaagcaacatcttctgtctatATGACTTAGTTTCTCCATCCTTCCCCTTCAAATTCCTATCATCTCTTGAAAACGGAACATCTTGCCTTGCAGAGGTGGTGTATCTTTGTAAAATATATTCTTTCGGTATCCGGTCAATCTGAAGATGCATAAACGCGCGTAGTACATGTACACAGAATAGCCCTATAAAACAATAATGATCTTAAGATTTTGTTCATATGTTTTCAATGTATATATTTACCTTTTAGTACTCCATACCTGTATGTTCCCAATGTTTGCATTCACAAGTATACTTTCCTGCATCTTCATCAGCTGTGACTTTGAATTGGTGCTGTCCCCAAACAATTTTATTCGATCTAGTTGTATGTTGCACTACCCAATCATTTGCACCCCCTTCTTCGTCGTGCATTATCTTGAATGCGGTTGCATATTTCAAAGATTCCTGGAATCTACACATCACAGCCCTTGTGTATGCTCTTGCAACCCTTATCTCAAACATGTATAGCGTGTTCGTTTCCTTTTGACCCTGTGGCATATATAATGCAAATTAGTTTACACTTATATTAAAGTATCAATATACGACATAACAATTTTATCCTCACCATGCTTCCCACTGcttcttttgactctttcatcttTCTACTGTGTAGAAGTTTCATCATTTGCTTGGCGAATTGATGAAGCGGAGTATTTGCATCAACATGTGCACTTTTGACAAGCCTGTTCATGCTTTCGCTACGCTGTGTAGACAACATTAGACCACAATAATGATTTTTAAAAAAAGCAGGCACCCAATCCTTACGTATTCCATACAGATTATCCAGAGTACTGTTATCGTGCAGATCAAAATCTTCAAGTAGCATTGACCATGCAGTCTCAAACTCCAACTCAGTcaaaggatgatgtattatagattgaAACCGTGTCTTAAAGTCCATTTCCTCAAATCTTGCATACAACTCGTTTAGAAAAGGCATATACCTATTTTGCACATGCCATAGACATAAACGATGTATTGTGTGTGGGAAAACCCTCTCGAGGGCTActggcattgcaggatcttgatctgcaaACATATATGACACAATTGTACGAATCTTATTCCATGTTATATAAAGAAAATAATATCTAATTTAAGCCATAGTTGATGTATATACATTTAATTCATTATTATCAGTCgtacctgtcagcatcactcgtggcccttcggttcccatgcatgttttgaaggCGTTGAATACCCATTCAAATGTATCAACAGTTTCATCCCCCAACAATGCGAAAGCAAATATGGTGCAATGTAGGTGGTGATTTGAACCAACAAACATACCTAGTGGTTTTTCATACAGATTAGTCTTATGTGTTGTGTCAAATGTAACCGCATCACCAAAATCAATGTAATCCCCTTGCTGGCTTGCATGTGACCAAAATATGCTTAAAATCTTGCCTTCTTTATCCAATTGGAAGTCAgagaaaaattgtggattatccTTTTTGCAGGATGCAAAAAAGGATAGTAGCTTTGCcacatcatttgcatttctttCTCGTTGCTTTGCCTTTTTCCTGAAATTATTGTGAAAATTTAGCATTAGGCAGAAACAACAATCAGCATATATCAATTATGTATATCAATCGGAACATATCATAAACTTACAGGTTATACATGTCCTGTGCTGTTACAGGCACACTCTCAGGACCACCGTGCATTTCTGATACATAATCCATAATACAATGTTGCGGAATTCGACTCTCTTGCATTGAACTTATGAACTCCATGTATTCAGGATCATGCGTCTTGTTGCATTGTAATTGATTCTTTTCGGTATCTTTTTTAAAAAATTCATGATTATGATCCAAGTGCAACAGATCAATACGCACTGATATAACTGTCTCTTTTGCATCATCATAAATTTTTTTAAGTTTCATACCGGCCTTGCATTGTGTCCGTTTCGAACTGGTACTACGTACCTTTGGGTTTGATATTCCCCTTACTGATCTTTTGCCTTCCATCGAGCAATTCAACCACTTACAATTTTTCCGTTCCCTATACTTTTTCaatggaaatccaacttcatatgcatacctaCTATAAAATTTATATGCTTCATCCACCCCACTGAATGTCATACCAACTTTAGGTACTAATCTCGGATCAATTGTAACTTCCTGTGCAAAAAATATAAATTGTATCATCTATGGTACCCTACATATTTTTATGTTGTATGTAGATCATAACAATTTTCAGCCAAAAGTTTCACAGTGTATGCACAATATAAATACTGAATGTCACACCATCTCTAGCTGCCTTATACTGTATACAATTCAACGTACAATACTGAAAATTCAAATCAGTTCAATATTACTTACATGTCTCTGCAGAATCACTGGTGTGTCCTGTTCATGATCACCAATAGTACGCATAGTATTAAGGTGCTGTCCTCCTTGAGTTATACAACCTATTATACTTGCATAACTGTAGTGCATTAAAACGGGCCGCCTGGATCGATCCATTCGGTTCGACCACGTTCGGCTCGTCTGGCTGGGGCTCCGCGCACCTATATGAAGCCCAGGGCTTCAATTACCAacgccctatatatatatatatatat
It encodes:
- the LOC103645387 gene encoding protein FAR1-RELATED SEQUENCE 5 — protein: MNRLVKSAHVDANTPLHQFAKQMMKLLHSRKMKESKEAVGSMGQKETNTLYMFEIRVARAYTRAVMCRFQESLKYATAFKIMHDEEGGANDWVVQHTTRSNKIVWGQHQFKVTADEDAGKYTCECKHWEHTGLFCVHVLRAFMHLQIDRIPKEYILQRYTTSARQDVPFSRDDRNLKGKDGETKSYRQKMLLKKAMKVVHHASLSKAGNDRALTVMDELLEVLSRLETDIDVEETCGTSGGDGIQDDDEANRDNEKDDEFDERNNKEIQDVSIILEQGVANDQIHIPVRPLEEVNLHDHAIMNVSGVSEQNDNARKKLEFAVDGISLARPNNSRPKGRTIKGSEERVIKLGAKGTKKMTRKCQKCGIADGHNSRTCLSMEENRQRLASLAGRKRGRPPGSRNKGGSKAPDWNETTTSKKHANEFDSSESDSD